GCCAAGAGCAGGAGCCACACCAGCTACAGGGTGAGGTGCGGCAAGACACCAAAATCGGTAAGCAACAACTCCTCGCCTACTCCTGTAAGACATGTCAAGACCAACAAGCCACTTGTTCTACCTTCGAAGAGGACCACAGTGCTCTCGCCCTGACTTGAAGGTGTTGTACCGTCAGAAGGCAGAGTGCTCACCCAAGAGCCGAATGGACAAAGTCGACTGGCTGCTCGGGCCTGAGGGAGTAGAGCACCACCATCGCTGGGCTCCCACAACCTCACCATCACCTGGTCAGCAACACATccagatgcaagctgaagagcgcCACCAGAAGACGAAGAACCATGCGATGAAGATAAAGAACAATGAACAAGTCACCACCACAATTGCATCCACGGGCAGGGAAGCACCATCAACACCTTTGCAATTAAATTTTGAtattatttttttaaaattcaaaattgGTTTGGAAAAttcagaagaaaataaaattgACAATTCTTGAGATTTTTTGGAAACCGGGTTTTCTGCCTCCTATCGGAAAAAAgcagaaaacaaagaaaaacattGGGGAGGGGGGCAGGAGGGGCCCCAATCACAATCAAGTCATAATAACGAGGATGTCGATGCATCGTGCACCACTCCAGCCCTGACaggtaggggggggggggttgtagatgctctaaccatGCATATTGTACACAATGAGTTAAATATCATATATTTTGACGCAAATGTTTGTAATTCAAAATTCGTTTGGAAAACTCAGAGGAAAAAATCAGGAATTCCTGAGATTGTTTAGAACCCAGGTTTTTCAGCCCCTACCTGAAAAAAGATGAAAACACAAAAGAAAACATTGGAGGGGAGGGGGGGTAGAGTCACAATCAAGTCATAATAATTAGCATGTCGATGCATCGTGCGTCACTCCAACCGTGACCACATGCCAACCTTTGACTATTGTTGCTATGTTGATTCTTTCCTAGGTTAAAATTTTCTCATATATCCAATACATCTACCAACAACAAACACAACCACATACATGTAATCCTACCACAAATATCACATCGCATAACGTGTTTCCGGCCCCATCAAAATTGACATCAACACAACCTATACCACTTAATTCTTTGAATGGATGGGTGGCTTAGGAGAGCTCTTTGTTACTACTTGCAGTTCTTAAGAAATATGAATGCCAAATCTGCGTTGCCAGCACATGTGAAGCACAAAAATATGTACAATAGGTTAAATATATTATATTTTCACCCTAAACTTTTTAAAATTTAAAATTCATCAGGATAACTCGGACGTAAAAAATCCGGAGTTCTCCGAGATTTTTTGGAAACTGGATTTCTAGCCCCTATCGGAAAAGCCGGAATAAAAATcattgggtgggggggggggggggggggacagagTCACAATCAATTCGTAATAATTCGGATGTCGATGCATTGTGCACCACTCCAACCATGATCATATGCCAACCATTGAGTATTGTTGCCATGTTGAATCTTTCGTATGTAAAAAATTGCTCATATATCCAACACTTCTACCACCTCCAAACACAGCCACATACATGTAAGTCTACCAcaaatatcacatcacataacgTGTTCCAGGCCCCATCAACAATGACATCAACACCCTCTATACCACTCTTAATTTTGTGAATGGATGGGTCGCTTAGACCAACTCTCTGTTTACTACTTGCAGTTCATAAGAAATATGAATGGAAAATCTGCATAGCCAGCACACGGTGAAGCACGAAAAATATGTACAATGGGTTAAATATAATATATTTTGACGctaattttttttttgaagttCAAATTCTTTTGGATAACTCAGATGTCCGGATTTTTCTGAGATTTTTTGGAAACCAGATTTTCCGCCCCTATCAGAAAAAGCTAGAATCGAAAAAAAATTGGGGGAACAGAGTCACAATCAATTCGTAATAATTAGGATATAGATGCATCGTGCACCACACCAACCTGACCGCATGCCAACCATTGAGTATTGTTGCCCTGTTAAATCTTTTGTGGGTTGAAATTTGCTCACATATCCAACACATCTACCACCTCCGAACATAGCCACGAACATGTAAATCCTTCCACAAATATCACCTAAGGTGTTCCAGGCCCCAGCAATGACACCAACCGACCAATCGAAAGGGTTTGTTGAATTATTGGATCATATCCGCAATGACATACACCAACCACATACTTCGTCGTATGTTAGCTGAATTATTATTGGCTCATATCCATCTTATCCCAAGTTCCCAACTGACCAACCGAAATTGTCTGTTGTAATCCTACAAAAAAATGTCTCCTCAACACCAACGTGTTCCATGTTGTGAATGCGACCGCGCCACTGACACCAACCACCTCTTCTGCCACTTAATTTCTTTCAAGCTCACGGTCATTGTCATTGATGGCTATATCCATCGATATATCTGGAGGCCGGTTTTTTTCCTCCTCGAGAAAAAAAACTCAGCGTCACACACACACTGTACTGTAGGATTGATGTAGCTTTAAACTTCCTATATAACAAGCTAGCCACCCCACACTGTCTGCATACCACTGCACCTCAGGAAGCACCAACAAGTAGAAATGGCAATGGCTACGAAGATGCTACTCCTGCTTGCCGCCGTGGCTCTTCTTGTGGCCTCCAGCGGCGCATGGGAGACTAACATCCGCATGCCGGCGTCAGTTGCTACAACCACTGCCATGGATGAGGCCGTGGCGCCGCTGATCCATGCGCTGCGGCCGATGCTGGGCTCGGGCGGGCAGCTGGGGAGCCGCGCTGGCGTGGCATGTGACAGCTGGCGGCTGGGTGTAGAGGCGCACAACGTGCGTGACTGGAAGACGGTCCCCGCCAGCTGCGAGAGCTACGTCGGGCACTACATGCTCGGCGGTCACTACCGCCGTGATTCAAAGCTCGTTATTGACGAGGCCATCTCCTACGTCGACAGCCTCAAGCTCGCCGGCAACGGCAAGGAGGTGTGGGTCTTCGACGTCGACGAGACCACGCTCTCCAACCTCCCCTACTACGCCACGCACGGCTTCGGGTACCTGCCTGCCTATATATAGTATACATATATATTCCACGTACGTGCACATTATACTTGGATTATTGCAGGTGGATATATCTGAGCAGGACTTGCACTCATCTTGTCGTTCACATGAAGTAGAAATTTGATTAGAACTTGTTAAAAGCATCAACTCACTAGCTAGCTCCCCAGAAACCGCCGGTAAAACCTTAACTGGCACATAACATCTTCCAATGAATACAAGTGAAAAAACAAATGAGACCAGAAGTTGAAATAAAAACGAAATTATTGGACGTGTTGGACATCATTGCTGGTCACCTGCCTCCGTTCACAGTCACAGAGACGGCCAGAAGGACCATATATATGCATGCCCTGTGAGTGACGAGCCTAACCAAGAGGACTGCTCGGAGATAGTGATGTGATAGCTACTTTATCATGGATTTATTTCGTAACCGTCCTTACGAAAAGATTTTTGACATGCATGGTTGACAGGGCTACGCCGTACAACTGGATGAGCTTCCAAGAGTACGCGCGGCAGGCGAGCGCACCTGCCCTGCCCGAGACGAAGCGGCTGTTCGACAAGTTGCTCTCGGTCGGCATCAAGCCTGTGATCCTCACCGGCCGGAGAGAGGTCCAGAGGACCGCCACCGTCACAAACCTCCGCAGGCAGGGGTTCTCTGGGTGGATGACGGTGATGCTGAAGCCAGCGGAGTTCAagggctccgcggtgaccttcaAGTCCGGTGAGAGACAGAAGCTGGTGGACGCCGGGTATGTCATCGTCGGCAACATCGGTGACCAGTGGAGCGACATCCTCGGCACGCCAGAGGGTGCCCGCACCTTTAAGCTACCCGACCCCATGTACTACATCGGCTAGGGCTAGGCCGCCTCCGGATCTCACGTGTCGTCGTCGATTGCTCGAATAAGTTACATGCATGCATGCTCTCCGTTACATGCAATGCATGCTTGGTCGATTGCTCGAATAAGTTACATGCATGCTCTCTGTTACATGCAACGCATGCTTGGTCAATAATCCCTCCCTTGTCGCTGCTTGCTTCATTTCCATATATATAGTTGACCACTTGTTGTATTAATAAGATGTATTATGAAGAAGttgcatctatctatctatcttcgATTATATCTGCAATTCAGAGATGAGCCTAAGCTCATCTACTCTCATTGAATAGTAAATTCGAGAAAATCGTAAAAAAAATTAAATTCTTAGGGCATCCAAGATTCTTGGGTGCACTAGGAGTGTGCCAATTTTCATGGTCAAATGACATCTGAGGAGCTCATGGCAGAAGAACAAAATTGAGCCTGCATAGTGCTTTctttcaaattttcttttacagtcaaattttttatattattttgccAAGAGCTCCTCGGATGTCATTTGACCACGAATATTTTCATGCACCTAGCGCACCTGAGTATGTTAGAGACCTTAAAATTTCAGATTTCTTTGAATTTTTTACTATTTTTAATTTATTGTTTATCGGCAGCAGTAGATGAGCATGGGCTCTGAAATCGCTGCTCTCCTATTGTATGCACTATACTAATTATAGACTTCTTATGAACTCACACGTTAATTCATTGTTGAAACATATTTCCCACCTCTCTCTGTCAATTTTTACTTTTGAAGCAACTAATTGGAGCATAAATTCAATACAGTAATCAGAGTCAATCTGCCATATCTCATCTATCTTTCCAATCTACCTTCAATCTCATCTTCATCATCTACGGCGCCTGCCCTCTTCTCCAACCAAAAAATCTGAGGAACTTACGAGAGAAAACTTCCTCCTATGGAAATGAAAGGCTCAACTTCTTCCCCAGATTCGTGGGCCTGGACTTCACGGCTACCTTGTTGGCAGCCTTCCTGCGCTCGTGAAAACCATGACATCCACACCCAATCCCCTTTACACGCCTGGATGGTTACGGATCGGCATATCTTTTCCTATCTCCTCAACTCTCTTTCCAAAGAAATCCTCATCCATGTCCTACATCTTGATGCATCTCAAGTTGTAAGGAGTGCCATCACCAACATGTTTGCATCCGACTTTCGCTCCGGCATCAATAATTTATGTATCTCTCTCACCAATGCCCAGAAGGGTAACAAATATGTTTTGGTGTATTTTTTTCGAACGAAGGGCCTCGCTAAACTACTTCACTGCTAGGAAATACCTCATACTAGGTAGaatcttagtagtagcgcgggttatatCTACCCCGCGTTGCtgataattagtagtagcgcgggatataaacccacgctactactaagttgatagtagtaacgCTAGATATAAATCTCACGCTACTATTAAGTGATTCCCATCGTACCACCCGGACATggtgtagtagtagcgcggggtgcAAAACCTGCGCTACACTAACTAGATAGCTGTAGCGCATGTGAAACACACCACGCTACTACTATTTTGTCGCCAGCTATGCTGTAACTACAACATCCATGTATAAAATACCAACGCGTCCCGTCCCCTTCTAACTCATACCTTTCTCCTGGCCGCTGCGTCCtcatcctaccccccccccccccaagctccgAGCGGCTACTTCTCCAGCCTCCGACGAGGTGCAGATGTCGACCGCGGCGCAATATGTGGGGGGTTGTGTCGTTCCTTGTGCAGCAGCTCACGGCGACCTGCACATCCGCCACCGGCGAGGACGCGTGACCCCCCGTCCCGGTCGTCTCGCATCCGGCCAGCAACAGTGAGTCCACTCTCCTTCCCGTCTCCCCGTTCTTCATGCTCCGAGGCAGAAAAATTAACTAGGGAGCCCCGTGTGCTTTTTTTGTGGTAGATCTCGTCCTACCTAGCTTGGATCTGTGGACGGCGCATGTGGATCAGGCAACCTGGAAGCCGGCGGCTTCCGCAGGCTCATCTCCCTTGTTTGATCGATTTGCGGAGCCTGTACTAGTACTTGTGTTGGATTTCCAACCCAACGCACCGTGTACTAGTTGATGCAACtgatcgatggatgtttggagcgTATAAAATGAAATTGGTTGATTGTTTTAAAtcctaattagttagtagtagcgtgggtattatagaagcgctactactaatagtaGTAGTGCGGGGTAAAACACGCGCTACTATTAAAAAATAGCTGTAGCGTTGTAGTAGTACCGCGGGACCCCGTGCTAGTAGTAGGCGAAAAACCAACGCTACTAGTAGTGTTTTTTCTATTAGTGCTTGCAGGCGTCGTGAAGCCTCTCACTGAAGATGAGCTTGCAGTGGCGAAGCCACGTTATAACTATGTAGTCGCTTGACTACACAGGATTTCCATATGACATCAACCCCCACGTCTGCAAATATTTGGACTTTAACTACACAGGCCCATCTATTCTCTTATTCTCTTCTTGTGTAACAATTAGTTGGACTACTACTGGGCCACATGGCAAGAAGAAAGTCCAAAATCCCttaggctgcgttcggttcacagggaATTAAAGAGGTTTGGCAGGGATTGAGGGGGGATTAGATCTCCTACAAGTCAAATCCCCTCCAAATCCCCTCCAATCCCTGTGGGAAGAGGTGTAACCGAACAAAGCTTTAACTAAACGCACTCTATCGCGGTTGATCCCTCAACATGGATTAAGTCCCTCTGGTATATGGCCCTTAAACTACACACGAGCGGTCCAAAATCCCTTTAACTACACAGGCCCATCTATTCTCTTATTCTCTTCTTGTGTAACAATTAGTTGGGCTACTACTGGACCACATGGCAAGAAGAAAGTCCAAAATCCCTCAACATGGATTAAGTCCCTCTGGTATATTGCCTAGATACAAAAACCGAACATCTCTCACTTGATGCACTGGCGAACTGAGCACCTTCAGAACAACCGTGACGGATTCAAGTCCTCAGTAAACGCGGCATCACGTAGATGTGGTGTATACCATGGACGCGGTGCACCACGTGGACGTGGTGGAGGCCGCGGTGGCGGAAACAATTGATTCAACAGCGGTGGTGCTCATCCCTCCTACAACAACACTAGGGATGGGCGTGACCAAAAACGCTATACACAATACTAGCAAAGGAGAAAGCGCAAGACAGAAAAATAAATGGCTCAAGCACTCACATTTGGAAGCCTGCTCAAGCCGGCGACACAATTCTTGCGCCCGTTGGAGCTCTATGGAAGATCTTTGGCAGGCCTCCGTCAGTCGCGTGAGTTGAGCCTCATGTTTTTTCTGGCCCTCCTCATGAGCGCACAGTGCCGTTAACAGGGTGCCAATGGCGGATCCTATATGGCGCGTGGGCACCGCCTAGTGCCGTAGCGCGCAGCCCAGCTCCCCTTGCGCGCCTTCTTGGCCGGCCCATGTGGGGTGCGAGGTCCCctaattttttcttttttctttgatgtttctttttttatatttgtcgattttcaatttcttcttcatctcCATTTTTTCTTCATTATTTTTTTCTCATTGTTATGATTTTTTGTCTTGAACATTGTTTTCACtgcattcaaaatatgttcatgaaatttACAAAAAATTCAACATGATTTAAAAAATCATCAAATACAAAAATGTTCATCCAGTTTTCAAAAAGTTCATCCGATTTTCAAAAAAGTGTTCTTGAATTGAGTTGTTTATTCATCAAGTTAAAAAATGAAAAATGTACAtctaattcagaaaatgttcatcgtATTCCGTAATTTTGTTCACCGTAATTTTGTTCATCCAGTTTTTTGTTCACCGTAGTTTTGTAAAAATGTttatcaaattcaaaaaatgttcaaccatTTTTCAAAAATTTCATCGGATTTTTTTCAGAAAATTTTCTTTCATTGAGAATTTGTTCATCAATATCcaaatttacaaacattttttaaaatcatgaagtTTTGACAAATTTATGAAAATTATTCGAATTCAGGGACATTTGTTTGGCTCGACAAACGTTTTTGAAATtcgcattttttttaattttggaaattttttaaatcctgaattatttaaaaaagaaaaacaaaaatgaaataaaaCGAAACGAAACAAGAAAATAGAGGGCTCCCCGCTGCCGCTCATTGGGCGGCCCAAAATGGGCACGCGGGGAGTGCGCGCGAGTCTGCTCCCTGGCGCGCGTGCTGCGCCATATAGGAGCTCTCGGTGCCAACCTCATGTTTTGAGAGTCCTTACACTTCTTTGTTTTCTTCAACAGAAGCCCTCACGACGGCAGTCGACATCAATGGCGGCCTTTATCTGCTCCACGGTTTCCTGCATAACTCAGGCTTTATAGCAGGCATCCTGGGGCGCCAAATCAGAGTAATCCCGCTCcttgtgcgcccccccccctcccccagcgACTAGCTGTTGAAACCATTTAATTTCTTATGATGTTGCTCattgataacccacgagtataggggatcgcaacagttttcaataagagtgtcgaacccaacaaggagctaaaggtagaacaaatattccctcaagttctatcgaccaccgatacaactctacgcatgcttgacgttcgctttacctagaacaagtatgaaactagaagtactttgtaggtgttgttggataggtttgcaagataataaatagtgcgtaaataaaaagtaggggctgtttagataaagaaataataaagtaaatatagcgaatgtggaaaagtggtggtaggagttgcgaaattgcccctaagcaattgactactttactagaccgatagcaagtattatgtgggagaggccactgctagcatgtcatccctgacttggaattctatgcacttatgattggaactattagcaagcatccgcaactactaatgttcattaaggtaaaacccaaccatagcattaaggtatattggtcccccttcaatcccgtatgcatcaatttctatgctaggttgaaacttctgtcactcttgccctccaatacatagtcctatcaacatacaactaaccctagggtgtgatccacgcgcgcaatcatatgatgggccccaaaggacagcaacataaccacaagcaaattaaatcaatcatagcaattcatcaaccaccgataggacaacgaaaatttactcagacatcataagatggcaacacatcattggataataatgtgaagcataaagcactatgttcaagtagagggtacagcaggttgctggacagtggaccgttgtagatagaggggggaaggtgatggagacgttggtgaagatggcggaggtgttggtgtagatcgcggtgatgatgatggcccccggtggcactccggtgccaccagaagagagggggagagagccctcctccttcttattcttccttgacctcctccctagatgggagaagggtttcccctctggtccatggcctccatggcacgggaggggcgagagcccctccgagattggatctgtctctctgtctccctctgtttctgcgttctcagattcttccctttcatccTTTCTTATatttctggagatccgtaactccgattgggctgaaattttgacacgatctctatccggatattagctttcttgcggggaAAGAAGgccatcaaccgccttacgggtggcccacgagcgtcaggggcgcgcctggggggggggggggcaggcgcgccctcttgcctcgtggccacctcgggcaccgtctcgcgtggatttttctttccaaaaatcatatatattccaaaaaaaatctccgtcagtttttattccgtttggactccgtttgatatggatattctgcgaaacaaaaaacatgcaacaaacaagaactggcactgggcactggatcaatatgttagtcccaaaaatagtataaaaagttgccaaaagtatatgaaagttatagaatattggcatgaacaatcaaaaattatagatacgacagagacgtatcagcatccccaagcttaattcctgctcgtcctcgagtaggtaaatgataaaaaagataatttttgatgtgaaatgctacctagcataatcttgatcatatatctaatcatggaatgaatattaagatacgagtgattcaaagcaatagtctatcatttgacataaaaacaataatacttcaagcccactaataaagcaatcatgtcttttcaaaataacaatgccaaagaaagttatccctacaaaatcatatagtctggctatgctccatcttcaccacacaaaatactcacatcatgcacaaccccgatgacaagccaagcaattgtttcatacttttgacgttctcaaaccttttcaactttcacgcaatacatgagcgtgagccatggacatagcactataggtggaatagaatggtggttgtggagaagacaaaaaggagaagatagtctcacatcaactaggcatatcaatgggctatggagatgcccatcaatagatatcaatgtgagtgagtagagattgccatgcaacggatgcactagagctataagtatatgaaagctctaactgaaactaagtgggtgtgcatccaacttgcttgctcatgaagacctagggcatttgaagaagcccatcgttggaatatacaagtcaagttctataatgaaaattcccactagtatatgaaagtgataactcaagagactctctatatgaagaacatggtgctactctgaagcacaagtgtggtaaaaggatagtaacattgccccttctctttttctctcatttttgtttctttttttctctctttttttctctttttttgtaggcttctttggcctctctcctttttttgtggggcttctttggccacttttattttgataaccttacatgggacaatgttctaataatgatgatcatcacacttttatttacttacaactcaatattacaactcgatatctagaacaaggatatgactccatatgaatgccttcgacgatgtaccgggatgtgcaatgatctagcgtagcaatgacatcaaaaaatggacaagccatgaaaacatcatgctaactatcttacgatcatgcaaagcaatatgacaatgaattctcaagtcatgtatatgatgatgatgaaagttgcatggcaatatatctcggaatggctatgaaaatgccatgataggtaggtatggtggctgttttgaggaagatatatggtgggtttatggtaccggcgaaagttacgcggtactagagaggctagcaatgatggaaggatgagagtgcgtataatccatggactcaacattagtcataaagaactcacatacttattgcaaaaatctattagtcatcgaaacaaagtactacgcgcatgctcctaggaggatagattggtagaaaaagaccatcgctcgtccccgaccgccactcataaggaagacaatcaataaatacctcatgctccaacttcgttacataacggttcaccatacgtgcatactacgggaatcacaaacctcaacacaagtatttctacaattcacaaccactcactagcatgactctaatatcaccatctttatatcgtaaaactattgcaaggaatcaaacatatcatattcagtgatctacaagttttatgtaggagattatgactaaccatgtgaatgaccaattcttgtcatctctctaaatagatataattgaagcaagagagtttatttatttctacaaaagatatgcccacgctctaacaaatataagtgaagcaaaagagcattctataaatggtgattttctatgtaaagagaaacatgcaatccagacttcaaatgatataagtgaagcacatgaagcattctataaagccatactcaaaagatataagtgaagtgcatagagcattctataaatcaaccaaggactgcatcataccagcatggtgcataaaagaaaaatgaaaactaaatgcaaaagacgctccaagattgcacatatcgcatgaatgaaacgaatccgaaaacataccgatacttgttgaagaaagaggggatgccttccgaggcatccccaagcttagacgcttgagtctccttgaatatttacttggggtgcctcgggaatccccaagattgagctcttgcctctcttccttcttctcacaaggagaccttctcaatcatcgaacacttcatccacacaaaacttcaacagaaaactcggtaagatccgttactaTAATAacgcaaatcactactctaagtactgttgcaaaccaattcatattttatttttgcattgtgtctactgtaatataactttttcatggcttaatccactaaaataaattgatagtttcatcaaaataagcaaattatgcatcaaaaacagaatctgtctaaaacagaacagtctgtaataatctgaacattcaccatacttatgatacttgaaaatttctaccaaaattagtaaaaataaaaaatttgtataggaagacagtgcaaaaagaatcagaaccatttggcgttccagcaaaaaatgtataatcgcgcactacagccaaagtttctgtcctgcatcgtacaaaccatcaagcaaatgtaaacatcctaaaggcaaaccttggcacattatttttatttataaactttataaaagaacacaacagaaataaatggctctctaaaacttccgggttgtctccctcgcagcgctttctttaaagcaattaagctaggcatatagtgctcaagtaatggatccacccggatcccaaggtatatcaaagccaattttaattaacaatgatttgtaatttagtggtgagcacaaggtaacatatatcatgtaatgacgaagtctaactctcttccaatgcatcagcatgtcataaaataacaattcatgcacacatagtaaaggccaatgcataatataaacagtttcttgtaattttattgtattggaaacatagagaggtggagatatagttcctctctcataataattgcaagtaggagcagcaagcacatgcatattatattcatcaaaatcatcatgtgtagtagtaaaaggcaacccatcaatttaatccttaataagtgcaaacttctccgatatagtgtagttgagagaatttaaaaagataataagactatcatgtgtgggtgcaatagcaacaatttcatttttaacataaggaactatagcaagttcatctccataagcataattcatattggcatcttggccacaagcatagcaagcatcatcaaaaagggatatttcaagagaatcaacgggatcataacaatcgtcatagcaatcatccttcggtaagcacgaagggaaattaaataatgtatgagttgaagagttactctcattagaaggtgggcacgggtagctaatcatctcttcctcctcttgttcttcgctctcctcctca
The sequence above is drawn from the Triticum aestivum cultivar Chinese Spring chromosome 7A, IWGSC CS RefSeq v2.1, whole genome shotgun sequence genome and encodes:
- the LOC123150963 gene encoding acid phosphatase 1, producing MAMATKMLLLLAAVALLVASSGAWETNIRMPASVATTTAMDEAVAPLIHALRPMLGSGGQLGSRAGVACDSWRLGVEAHNVRDWKTVPASCESYVGHYMLGGHYRRDSKLVIDEAISYVDSLKLAGNGKEVWVFDVDETTLSNLPYYATHGFGATPYNWMSFQEYARQASAPALPETKRLFDKLLSVGIKPVILTGRREVQRTATVTNLRRQGFSGWMTVMLKPAEFKGSAVTFKSGERQKLVDAGYVIVGNIGDQWSDILGTPEGARTFKLPDPMYYIG